One window from the genome of Fusobacterium varium encodes:
- the rbsC gene encoding ribose ABC transporter permease yields MIKKILKNKPLIGLILFSAIVAAINPRFLSVANILNVFRQSSINAVIAIGMTFVILTGGIDLSVGSILAFCGAVSAAMLSSGINPVLSLLVALVLGLFFGIVNGFLVSVMKLQAFIVTLVTMTFLRGATLVFTNGKPITVNDGGALFENIGGGYLFNIPIPIYITLILFVVGHYILTNTRFGRYTYAIGGNEEATKLSGIKVNKIKIWIYGISGVLAALAGIITTSRLFSAQPTAGTGYELDAIAAVVLGGTSLAGGVGKITGTALGAIIIGVLGNALNLLDVSSYYQMMIKAAVILIAVLIDKKSNK; encoded by the coding sequence ATGATTAAAAAGATATTAAAGAATAAGCCTTTGATAGGACTTATACTTTTTTCAGCAATAGTAGCAGCTATCAATCCAAGATTTTTATCAGTGGCAAATATATTAAATGTATTTAGACAATCATCTATCAATGCTGTAATAGCAATAGGAATGACATTTGTAATTCTTACTGGGGGAATAGATCTATCAGTTGGATCTATCTTAGCATTTTGTGGAGCAGTAAGTGCTGCAATGCTAAGTTCAGGAATAAATCCTGTTTTAAGTTTATTAGTTGCTCTTGTTTTAGGGCTGTTCTTTGGAATAGTAAATGGATTTTTAGTTTCAGTTATGAAGTTACAAGCATTTATAGTAACATTAGTAACAATGACTTTCTTGAGAGGGGCGACACTTGTATTTACAAATGGTAAACCTATTACTGTTAATGATGGTGGTGCATTGTTTGAAAATATAGGAGGAGGGTATCTATTTAATATACCAATTCCTATCTATATAACACTTATACTATTTGTAGTAGGACACTATATTTTAACAAATACAAGATTTGGAAGATATACCTATGCTATTGGTGGAAATGAAGAGGCAACAAAACTTTCAGGTATCAAAGTTAATAAAATAAAAATATGGATATATGGTATATCAGGAGTTCTTGCAGCATTAGCAGGAATTATTACAACATCAAGATTGTTCTCTGCTCAACCTACTGCTGGAACTGGATATGAACTTGATGCTATTGCAGCTGTTGTTTTAGGTGGAACTTCTCTAGCTGGAGGGGTTGGGAAGATCACAGGAACAGCATTGGGAGCTATAATAATAGGTGTACTTGGAAATGCTCTTAACTTACTAGATGTATCATCATACTATCAAATGATGATAAAGGCAGCTGTTATATTAATTGCGGTTTTAATAGACAAGAAGTCTAACAAATAA